In the Centroberyx gerrardi isolate f3 chromosome 9, fCenGer3.hap1.cur.20231027, whole genome shotgun sequence genome, one interval contains:
- the LOC139929076 gene encoding vitellogenin-like, producing the protein MRAVVLALTLALAGEYDFPYSPNFAASKTYVYKYEALLMGGLPEEGLARTGLKVSSKVLISAFSRNTYLLKLVEPELFEFSGVWPKDAFTPATKLTSALAAQLTIPIKFEYAHGIVGKMFAPEGVSTMVLNIYRGILNVLQLNIKKTQNVYELQEAGAQGVCKTLYAITEDERAERILLTKTRDLNHCQEKIIKDIGLAYTEKCVKCQQDTKNLRGAAAYNYILKPVSDGVIILEAAVDELIQFSPFNEMNGAAQMETKQSLVFLEIQKAPLVPLEAEYLHHGSLKYEFATELLQTPIQLIKINNAQAQIVEILNHLVAHNTEKVHEDAPLKFLELIQLLRVAHLQDIEMIWNQYKTRPAFRHWILEAIPAIGTPVALRFIKEKVLEGDATFAELTQALMASMHMVTADLEAIKLVEALILNHKIAESPILREIVLLGYGTMVAKHCVEKVTCPAELMKPIHDLMVEALAKSETEDIILLLKVLGNAGHPISLKPITKVLPLYGTAAASLPVRVHADAILAMRNIAKKEPRMIQEMAVQLFMDKALHPELRMLACIVLFETRPAMGLVTTLANLLKTEENLQVASFTYSHMKSMTRSTAAIHASVAAACNVAVKILSPKLDRLSYRFSKAIHMDIYNNPLMLGAAASTFYINDAATILPRSVLAKTSAYVAGAAADVLEVGVRTEGLQEALLKNPAVLENVDRITKMRRVIKALSEWRSLPTSQPLASVYIKLFGQEIAFANIDKALITQAIALLTGPSAQAYGKSAVKTLLSGISFHYAKPLLAAEVRRIFPTAAGLPMELSLYTAAVAAAAVQVKATTTPTLPETFHVAHLLKTDMKLETEIKPSLALHTFAVMGVNTALLQTALMARAKVNSILPAKIAARLDITEGNFKIEALPVSAPENLAAVHFETLAVTRNIEDLAAEKIIPIIPAKILEPISRERFTSKIASSIASSWSKSSEIIYSDEAAGIEPTVKTKLAHFGKKYCAKGTTIGLKTCVKIASENAAFISNTALYKLIGRHSVALSMKPVESEVIERLEIEIQVGPKAAEKIIKQINLSEEEIVEGKPLLVKLKKILVSGLKNGTRSSSSSSSSLSASSRSSSSRSSLRSRSSSSSSSSSSRLNSKTIDAAAPAGKLRSSSSSRSRSSSSSSSSRLSSTKSVSSSSRSSSRSISSSSSSSSSSSARVSKRVIYHHKFQKNHKKQTMASQATSAARLSKSRSSASSFEAIYKQNKFLGNTAAPTFAIIFRAVRNDHKMQGYQITAYLDKPTSRVQFIIAALAEADNWKFCADGALLSKHKVTAKIGWGAECKQYGTMMTAETGLVGPSPAARLRVAWEHLPSALRHYAKILYKISDVLFYSAYEYIPSSILAGLIEGKEDNSEKQVSLTVVATSDKTLDIILKSPKRTIYKLALRLPMSLPLDELSGLTPFDDNLVDKFHYLLAKANAAECSFVKDTLTTFNNRRYKNEMPLSCYQVLAQDCTQELKFMVLLKKDHIEQNHINVKIADIDIDLYPKNTDVIVKVNGMEIPINNLPYQHPTGKIQIRSKGEGISVYAPSHGLHEVYFDKNSWKVKVVDWMKGQTCGLCGKADGEVRQEYRTPNGRLTKNASSYAHSWVLPAETCRDTSECRMRLESVMLERQMIVHGQESNCYSVEPVLRCLPGCFPVKTTPVTVGYHCLPADSTLNRPEELTAIYNKSVDLRETAEAHLACSCTAQCA; encoded by the exons ATGAGAGCGGTTGTGCTCGCCCTGACTCTGGCCCTTGCGGGTGAGTATGATTTTCCCTATT CTCCCAATTTTGCTGCCAGTAAGACCTATGTGTACAAGTACGAGGCACTGCTCATGGGCGGCCTGCCTGAGGAGGGGTTGGCAAGGACTGGCCTAAAAGTCAGCAGCAAAGTTCTCATCAGTGCCTTTTCCCGCAATACTTACCTGCTTAAG CTTGTGGAACCTGAGCTGTTTGAGTTCAGTGGTGTTTGGCCAAAGGATGCTTTCACCCCAGCAACCAAGCTCACTTCAGCCCTGGCTGCTCAGCTCACGATTCCCATCAAGTTTGAGTATGCTCACGGTATTGTGGGAAAGATGTTCGCCCCTGAGGGAGTCTCAACCATGGTGTTGAATATCTACAGAGGTATCCTGAACGTCCTTCAGTTGAACATCAAGAAGACACAGAATGTCTATGAGCTGCAGGAG GCTGGGGCTCAGGGTGTGTGCAAGACTCTCTACGCCATCACTGAAGACGAAAGAGCTGAACGCATCCTTTTGACAAAGACCAGGGATCTGAACCACTGCCAAGAGAAGATCATTAAGGACATTGGCTTGGCGTACACCGAGAAATGTGTTAAGTGCCAGCAG GATACAAAGAACCTAAGGGGAGCTGCAGCATACAACTACATCTTGAAGCCAGTTTCTGATGGTGTTATAATCTTGGAGGCGGCTGTTGATGAGCTGATTCAGTTCTCACCATTCAATGAGATGAACGGTGCTGCTCAGATGGAGACAAA ACAATCCTTGGTCTTCCTTGAGATTCAAAAGGCCCCACTGGTACCCCTCGAGGCAGAGTATCTTCACCACGGATCCCTTAAGTACGAGTTTGCCACTGAGCTTCTTCAGACACCCATTCAGCTCATTAAGATCAACAATGCACAGGCTCAG ATTGTGGAGATTCTGAATCATCTGGTTGCCCACAATACGGAGAAGGTCCATGAAGATGCCCCTCTGAAGTTTTTGGAACTCATTCAGCTCCTTCGTGTGGCCCACCTTCAAGATATTGAGATGATCTGGAATCAATACAAGACACGACCTGCCTTCAG ACACTGGATCTTGGAAGCCATCCCTGCCATTGGAACTCCAGTTGCTCTGAGATTCATCAAAGAGAAGGTCCTGGAAGGTGATGCAACTTTTGCTGAACTAACACAGGCTTTGATGGCATCTATGCACATGGTGACAGCTGACCTGGAAGCCATCAAGCTTGTTGAG GCCCTGATACTCAACCACAAAATAGCGGAAAGCCCCATTCTGCGTGAAATTGTCTTGCTTGGCTATGGCACCATGGTTGCCAAACACTGTGTTGAGAAGGTTACCTGCCCTGCTGAACTTATGAAG CCCATCCATGATCTTATGGTGGAGGCCCTTGCCAAGAGTGAGACTGAGGACATCATCCTGCTTCTGAAGGTTCTGGGTAACGCTGGCCATCCTATCAGTCTTAAGCCTATCACAAAGGTCCTGCCCCTCTACGGCACCGCAGCTGCATCTCTGCCTGTGAGAGTCCATGCTGATGCCATCCTGGCCATGAGGAACATCGCAAAGAAGGAGCCCAGAATG ATCCAGGAAATGGCTGTTCAACTGTTCATGGACAAGGCTCTTCACCCAGAGCTCCGTATGCTTGCTTGCATTGTGCTGTTTGAGACGAGGCCTGCGATGGGTCTGGTGACTACTCTAGCTAACCTtctgaagacagaggagaatcTGCAGGTGGCCAGCTTCACTTATTCTCACATGAAGTCCATGACCAGGAGCACTGCAGCTATCCACGCTTCCGT TGCTGCAGCTTGCAACGTTGCTGTCAAAATCCTGAGCCCCAAACTGGACAGACTGAGCTATCGTTTCAGCAAAGCCATCCACATGGATATCTATAACA ATCCCTTGATGCTCGGTGCTGCTGCCAGCACTTTCTACATCAATGATGCTGCTACCATTTTGCCCAGATCTGTTCTGGCTAAAACTAGTGCCTACGTTGCTGGGGCTGCTGCTGATGTTCTTGAG GTTGGAGTAAGAACTGAGGGACTCCAGGAGGCTCTTTTGAAAAACCCTGCTGTTCTTGAGAATGTGGACAGAATCACCAAGATGAGGCGCGTCATCAAAGCT CTGTCTGAGTGGAGATCTTTGCCTACCAGCCAGCCTCTGGCCTCtgtatatatcaaactgtttgGACAAGAAATCGCCTTCGCCAACATTGACAAAGCTTTGATTACCCAGGCCATTGCG CTTCTCACTGGGCCCTCTGCTCAAGCATATGGAAAAAGTGCTGTGAAGACTCTGCTATCTGGCATTTCTTTCCATTATGCTAAGCCTTTGTTGGCTGCTGAGGTACGACGCATCTTCCCTACTGCTGCTGGTCTGCCCATGGAGCTCAGTCTTTacactgctgctgtggctgctgcagCTGTTCAAG TCAAGGCCACCACCACACCAACTCTGCCAGAAACCTTCCATGTTGCTCACCTGCTGAAAACAGACATGAAGCTTGAGACTGAGATCAAACCAAG tCTTGCTCTGCATACATTTGCTGTGATGGGAGTAAATACTGCTCTACTCCAGACTGCTTTGATGGCAAGAGCTAAAGTCAACTCTATTCTGCCAGCCAAAATAGCAGCAAGGCTTGACATCACCGAAGGCAACTTCAAGATTGAGGCTCTGCCAGTTTCTGCACCTGAAAACCTTGCAGCTGTGCA TTTTGAAACTCTTGCTGTGACAAGAAATATTGAGGATCTTGCTGCTGAAAAAATCATTCCAATTATCCCAGCCAAAATCTTGGAACCCATCTCAAGGGAAAGGTTCACATCAAAGATTGCCTCCTCTATTGCTAGTAGTTGG tCAAAATCCTCTGAGATTATTTACTCTGATGAGGCAGCTGGCATCGAGCCCACTGTAAAGACCAAATTAGCTCACTTTGGGAAGAAGTATTGTGCTAAAGGTACTACCATCGGATTGAAGACTTGTGTCAAGATTGCCTCTGAGAATGCTGCCTTCATCAGCAACACCGCTCTCTACAAACTGATTGGAAGGCATTCTGTTGCTCTTTCTATGAAACCAG TTGAAAGTGAAGTCATTGAGAGACTGGAGATTGAGATTCAGGTTGGACCAAAGGCTGCAGAGAAGATCATCAAACAGATCAACCTGAGTGAAGAGGAAATTGTTGAGGGAAAACCACTCTTGGTGAAGCTCAAGAAAATCCTGGTTTCTGGTCTGAAGAATGGCACCAGatcttcctccagctccagcagttCTCTTTCCGCCAGTTCCCGTTCCAGCAGCTCCCGCTCTAGCCTTCGTTCCAggtcctcttcttcctcctccagttcTTCATCTCGTCTCAACAGCAAGACTATCGATGCAGCTGCCCCAGCTGGTAAACTtcgtagcagcagtagcagcaggagccgcagcagcagcagtagcagtagcagcagacTTAGCTCCACTAAATCAGTGAGCAGCTCTTCCAGGTCCAGTTCCAGGTCTATCTCCAGCTCTTCCAGCtcttccagctcctccagtGCTCGTGTCTCAAAG CGTGTGATTTACCACCATAAATTCCAGAAGAACCACAAGAAGCAG ACTATGGCCTCTCAAGCCACCTCAGCGGCCAGACTCTCCAAGAGCAGAAGCAGCGCTTCAAGCTTTGAGGCCATCTACAAACAG AACAAATTCCTGGGCAATACTGCTGCTCCTACCTTTGCAATCATCTTCCGTGCTGTCAGAAATGACCACAAGATGCAAGGATACCAGATCACTGCCTACTTGGACAAGCCTACTTCCAGAGTGCAGTTTATTATTGCTGCCTTGGCTGAGGCTGACAACTGGAAGTTCTGTGCTGATGGTGCTTTGCTTAGCAAGCACAAAGTTACA GCCAAAATTGGCTGGGGAGCAGAATGCAAGCAATACGGCACCATGATGACAGCCGAGACTGGTCTGGTCGGTCCAAGCCCTGCAGCCCGCCTGAGAGTGGCTTGGGAACACCTACCCAGTGCCCTTAGACACTATGCAAAGAT cctatataaaatttctgatgttttattttacagtgcATATGAGTATATTCCATCTTCCATCCTGGCTGGCCTGATTGAAGGAAAGGAAGATAACAGTGAGAAGCAGGTGTCACTGACAGTGGTGGCAACATCTGACAAGACCCTTGACATCATTTTGAAATCACCAAAA CGAACCATATACAAACTGGCTTTGCGTCTTCCCATGTCTCTGCCACTTGATGAACTCAGTGGTCTTACCCCCTTTGATGACAACCTTGTTGACAAATTCCACTACTTGCTTGCCAAGGCTAATGCAG cTGAATGTAGCTTTGTCAAAGACACACTGACCACATTCAACAACAGGAGATACAAGAACGAGATGCCCTTGTCTTGCTACCAAGTTCTGGCTCAGGATTGCACCCAAGAACTGAAATTCATGGTTTTGTTGAAGAAAGATCACATTGAACAAAACCATATCAATGTGAAAATTGCTGACAT TGATATTGACCTGTATCCTAAGAACACAGATGTGATTGTGAAGGTTAATGGAATGGAAATACCCATCAACAACCTCCCATACCAGCATCCCACAG GTAAAATCCAGATCAGATCAAAGGGTGAAGGCATCTCTGTCTACGCTCCAAGCCATGGCCTTCATGAAGTCTACTTTGATAAGAACTCATGGAAG GTTAAAGTTGTGGACTGGATGAAGGGACAGACCTGTGGACTCTGTGGAAAGGCTGATGGGGAAGTCAGACAGGAGTACCGCACCCCCAATGGACGCCTGACCAAGAACGCATCCAGCTATGCTCATTCCTGGGTTCTCCCTGCCGAGACCTGCCGTGACACCTCTG AATGCCGCATGAGGCTTGAATCTGTGATGCTGGAGAGACAGATGATCGTCCACGGCCAGGAGTCCAACTGCTACTCTGTTGAGCCCGTGCTGCGCTGCCTGCCCGGCTGCTTCCCAGTGAAGACCACCCCTGTCACGGTTGGCTACCACTGCCTGCCTGCCG ATTCTACCCTGAATCGCCCTGAAGAGCTGACCGCCATCTACAATAAGAGTGTGGACCTGAGGGAAACAGCAGAAGCCCACCTTGCCTGCAGCTGCACCGCTCAGTGTGCTTAA